A genomic stretch from Catenulispora sp. GP43 includes:
- a CDS encoding methyltransferase domain-containing protein — MKADINPAVERYYDTTLDLYEELWGEHVHHGYWDEGERPDSDGADRHTATDRLVHELVSYAGVPDGARILDVGCGIGGPALYLAGALGGTVVGVTLSAQQAARATEKAAEAGLADRAEFHQLDALSTGFPDASFDVLWAVESLMHIADREAFFAEAMRLLRPGGRLAIATWSQRDGVLEPDEQELIDLILKHQVMPSFSSLEEHERMAAAAGFTEVASVDWSRAVANSWDPEFALIKKPEHGRATMVSLARERGADVLGFFYAGPLMKKGFDTGVVTYGAIRAVKPAEATQNSDIFADVVEQLRVVLDQDAAWTATVTPATTLDGDLELESIELTALSQALQARHGASVDLAAHVAELDVDQIIAFTVGDVAAFVTEHAAQADGA, encoded by the coding sequence TTACGACACGACGCTCGATCTTTACGAAGAACTGTGGGGCGAACACGTCCACCACGGCTATTGGGACGAGGGCGAGCGCCCGGACTCCGACGGCGCGGACCGGCACACCGCCACCGACCGCCTGGTCCACGAACTCGTCTCCTACGCCGGCGTCCCGGACGGGGCGCGCATCCTGGACGTCGGCTGCGGCATCGGCGGCCCGGCGCTGTATCTGGCCGGCGCGCTCGGCGGCACCGTCGTCGGCGTGACCCTGAGCGCGCAGCAGGCGGCCCGCGCCACCGAGAAGGCGGCCGAGGCCGGCCTGGCCGACCGCGCCGAATTCCACCAGCTGGACGCGCTGAGCACCGGCTTCCCCGACGCCTCCTTCGACGTCCTGTGGGCCGTGGAATCCCTGATGCACATCGCCGACCGCGAAGCGTTCTTCGCCGAGGCGATGCGCCTGCTGCGTCCCGGCGGCCGGCTGGCGATCGCCACCTGGTCGCAACGAGACGGGGTCCTCGAGCCGGACGAGCAGGAGCTCATCGACCTGATCCTGAAGCACCAGGTGATGCCCAGCTTCTCCTCGCTGGAGGAGCACGAGCGCATGGCCGCCGCGGCCGGCTTCACCGAGGTCGCCTCGGTCGACTGGAGCCGCGCCGTGGCCAACTCCTGGGACCCGGAGTTCGCGCTGATCAAGAAGCCCGAGCACGGCCGCGCGACGATGGTCTCGCTGGCGCGCGAGCGCGGCGCCGACGTCCTGGGGTTCTTCTACGCCGGGCCGTTGATGAAGAAGGGCTTCGACACCGGCGTCGTGACGTACGGCGCGATCCGCGCGGTCAAGCCGGCCGAAGCGACGCAGAACTCTGACATCTTCGCCGATGTCGTCGAGCAGCTGCGCGTGGTCCTGGACCAGGACGCCGCTTGGACGGCGACCGTCACCCCGGCCACGACGCTGGACGGCGACCTGGAGCTGGAGAGCATCGAGCTGACCGCGCTGAGCCAGGCCCTGCAGGCGCGCCACGGCGCGAGCGTGGACCTGGCCGCACACGTCGCAGAGCTCGATGTCGACCAGATCATCGCGTTCACCGTCGGCGACGTCGCCGCCTTCGTCACCGAGCACGCCGCGCAGGCCGACGGCGCATGA
- a CDS encoding glycosyltransferase: MSRFLFVSLPLTGHVNPMAAVAKTLTAQGHDVAWAGSESYLRPLVGPDAVIQQIPLRPHRRQADRGMAAAKTRWEEYIVPHCKVSLKGVDKAVRAFAPDVVAVDQHAIAGALVTHRYGLPWASMAPTTMELTRPYRALPKVEAWIQAHMAKMWADAGLPGEPPHDLRFSPHLLIAFTGTALTGELSWPDNAVLVGPALAERPADLDFPRDWLDPGRKHVLISMGTLAAENSHGFYQRALEAVRPLGDRVQVIVTAPPESIPDPPEHVLVRARVPVLELMPQLDAVVSHGGLNTVCEALAHGVPLVVAPIKGDQPINAAQVAAAGAGVRVSFARVRPEALRAALVSVLEEPSIGKAAAAVRDSFAAAGGAAAASARLARLAGAGQDASRREREGSLESPA; this comes from the coding sequence ATGAGCCGGTTCCTGTTCGTCAGCCTCCCGCTGACCGGCCACGTGAACCCGATGGCCGCGGTCGCGAAAACGCTGACCGCGCAAGGCCACGACGTCGCGTGGGCCGGCTCGGAGTCGTACCTGCGGCCGCTGGTCGGTCCGGACGCGGTGATCCAGCAGATCCCGCTGCGTCCGCACCGCCGCCAGGCCGATCGCGGGATGGCGGCGGCGAAGACCCGGTGGGAGGAGTACATCGTCCCGCATTGCAAGGTGTCGCTGAAGGGCGTCGACAAGGCGGTGCGGGCCTTCGCGCCGGACGTGGTCGCGGTGGACCAGCACGCGATCGCCGGCGCGCTGGTCACGCACCGGTACGGCCTCCCCTGGGCCTCGATGGCGCCGACCACGATGGAGCTGACGCGGCCCTACCGCGCGCTGCCGAAGGTCGAGGCCTGGATCCAGGCCCACATGGCGAAGATGTGGGCCGACGCCGGCCTGCCCGGCGAGCCGCCGCACGACCTCCGGTTCTCGCCGCACCTGCTGATCGCGTTCACCGGCACCGCGCTGACCGGCGAGCTGTCCTGGCCGGACAACGCGGTCCTGGTGGGTCCGGCCCTGGCCGAGCGTCCCGCCGATCTCGACTTCCCCCGGGATTGGCTGGACCCCGGCCGCAAGCACGTCCTGATCTCGATGGGCACGCTGGCGGCCGAGAACTCGCACGGCTTCTACCAGCGCGCCCTGGAAGCGGTGCGCCCGCTCGGCGACCGGGTCCAGGTCATCGTGACCGCGCCGCCGGAGAGCATCCCCGATCCGCCGGAGCACGTCCTGGTCCGCGCCCGCGTGCCGGTCCTGGAGCTGATGCCGCAGCTGGACGCGGTGGTCTCGCACGGCGGCCTGAACACCGTCTGCGAGGCGCTGGCGCACGGCGTCCCGCTGGTCGTCGCGCCGATCAAGGGCGACCAGCCGATCAACGCCGCCCAGGTGGCCGCGGCCGGGGCCGGTGTGCGCGTCAGCTTCGCCCGGGTCCGGCCCGAGGCACTGCGCGCGGCGCTGGTGTCAGTGCTCGAAGAACCGTCCATCGGCAAGGCCGCGGCAGCCGTCCGCGACTCGTTCGCCGCCGCGGGAGGTGCCGCCGCCGCCAGTGCGCGACTGGCGCGCCTGGCCGGGGCCGGCCAAGACGCCTCACGGCGAGAAAGGGAGGGATCCCTTGAAAGTCCTGCGTGA